The following coding sequences are from one Luteolibacter yonseiensis window:
- a CDS encoding serine hydrolase domain-containing protein: MSPSALGKVLEVFERNFRERGEIGASVSIWWDGTELVSEGHGWCEKDKTRPWTTRTLVPVYSATKVPSAATLLLALENHGFGPDTPVREIWPAFPVGEARFSHLLSHQCGLAVLDQKADVFEHAEVVAAIEAQVPAWRLGEGHGYHPRTFGALTDEPVRRLTGMTLGSYWREKIAEPLGLDFWIGLPESEWPRVARLYPGKADKSDLADGFYKQLTTSGTFTRMAFSSPKGLHAVHEMNEPRAWSAGLPAMGGVGTASALAKFYQAMIGRIDSPLSENVRRALTAHQVSGDDRVLLRPTSFTCGVQQDPLDESGRKIRQLYGPSLSAIGHPGAGGSHGLGDPETGISFAYVMNQMDLSVMPGLKCVEMVEALFSEI, encoded by the coding sequence TATCTGGTGGGACGGCACGGAGCTGGTTTCCGAAGGTCACGGCTGGTGCGAGAAGGACAAGACGAGGCCATGGACCACGAGGACGTTGGTGCCGGTTTATTCAGCGACGAAAGTTCCGTCGGCCGCGACCTTGCTGTTGGCGCTGGAAAACCACGGATTCGGCCCGGACACTCCGGTCAGGGAAATCTGGCCGGCGTTTCCAGTGGGGGAGGCGAGATTTTCACACCTGCTGTCGCATCAATGCGGTCTGGCGGTGCTGGATCAGAAAGCGGATGTTTTCGAGCATGCGGAGGTGGTGGCGGCCATCGAAGCACAGGTCCCGGCATGGCGATTGGGCGAGGGACACGGTTACCATCCCAGGACATTCGGCGCTCTCACGGACGAGCCGGTGCGTAGGCTCACCGGCATGACCTTGGGCAGCTACTGGCGCGAGAAGATCGCGGAGCCGCTCGGGCTGGATTTCTGGATCGGTCTCCCGGAAAGCGAGTGGCCGCGGGTCGCCCGGCTTTATCCGGGAAAGGCCGACAAGTCCGATCTGGCGGATGGTTTCTACAAGCAACTCACCACCTCGGGAACCTTCACCCGGATGGCATTTTCCTCACCAAAGGGATTACACGCTGTCCATGAGATGAACGAACCGCGCGCATGGTCCGCCGGATTGCCCGCGATGGGTGGTGTTGGGACCGCCTCGGCTTTGGCGAAATTTTATCAAGCGATGATCGGCCGCATCGACAGCCCGCTCAGCGAGAATGTTCGTAGGGCCCTGACGGCGCACCAGGTTTCGGGAGATGACAGGGTGCTGCTGCGTCCCACGTCCTTCACCTGCGGCGTGCAACAGGATCCGTTGGATGAGTCAGGGCGGAAGATCCGCCAGCTTTACGGGCCTTCACTCTCGGCCATCGGTCATCCGGGAGCGGGGGGGAGCCATGGCTTGGGAGATCCGGAAACCGGGATTTCCTTCGCCTATGTGATGAATCAGATGGATCTCAGCGTCATGCCGGGGCTGAAATGCGTGGAAATGGTGGAGGCTTTGTTTTCGGAGATTTGA
- a CDS encoding VOC family protein — translation MNFRNALSGIAVKDIDAAIIWYEALIGRPPDIRPMDRVAAWQFPEGGWIEVFREEERAGMSTVILAVASLELQLAELAKTGIAVTYNTPSKDIGEVAIIEDPDGNRIVFAGPLTGVLDD, via the coding sequence ATGAATTTCAGGAACGCGCTCTCGGGCATTGCCGTGAAGGACATCGACGCGGCCATCATCTGGTATGAGGCATTGATCGGACGTCCGCCGGACATCCGCCCGATGGATCGTGTGGCCGCGTGGCAGTTCCCGGAAGGTGGCTGGATCGAGGTTTTCCGGGAAGAGGAGCGGGCGGGGATGTCCACCGTGATCCTGGCGGTAGCGAGCCTGGAACTGCAACTGGCCGAACTGGCGAAAACAGGGATAGCCGTGACCTACAACACACCTTCGAAAGACATTGGAGAGGTGGCCATCATCGAAGACCCGGACGGCAACCGCATCGTCTTCGCGGGGCCGCTGACCGGTGTGCTGGATGATTGA
- the trpS gene encoding tryptophan--tRNA ligase, with protein sequence MRTLTGLQPSGKLHIGNYFGAMQPAVRLQDEGEAFYFIADYHAMTSSRDAAALRVNVRELATDFLACGLDPSRAVFFRQSAVPEVNELAWILSTVCPMGLLEKCHSYKDKIANGISPNHALFAYPALMAADILLYDSNKVPVGKDQKQHLEVTRDLAVKLNEAYGEGTVVLPEPIIREDTALVVGLDGQKMSKSYNNTLPIFGEEKPLKKLVMKITTDSTPVEDPKPTEGSTILALYKLFASEEDYATMVADHEKGGCGYGDLKKRLAEAYWDYFSAMRARRAEILSDPGYVDAVLAAGALRAREEAAKVLDRVRKAVGLA encoded by the coding sequence ATGCGAACTCTCACTGGCCTTCAGCCCAGCGGAAAACTCCACATCGGCAACTATTTCGGCGCGATGCAGCCCGCCGTGCGTCTTCAGGATGAAGGCGAGGCCTTCTATTTCATCGCCGACTACCATGCGATGACCTCGTCGCGCGATGCCGCCGCGCTGCGGGTGAACGTGCGCGAACTGGCGACCGATTTCCTCGCCTGCGGATTGGACCCTTCCCGTGCCGTGTTCTTCCGCCAGAGCGCGGTGCCGGAGGTGAACGAACTCGCATGGATTCTTTCCACGGTGTGCCCGATGGGATTGTTGGAAAAATGCCACTCTTATAAGGACAAGATCGCGAATGGCATCTCCCCGAATCACGCGCTCTTCGCCTATCCCGCGCTGATGGCTGCGGACATCCTGCTGTATGACTCGAACAAGGTTCCCGTTGGAAAGGACCAAAAGCAGCATCTTGAGGTCACTCGCGACCTCGCGGTAAAGCTGAACGAAGCCTATGGCGAGGGAACCGTTGTCCTGCCGGAACCCATCATCCGCGAGGATACCGCGCTGGTCGTCGGCCTGGACGGCCAGAAAATGAGCAAGAGCTACAACAACACGCTGCCCATCTTCGGCGAAGAGAAGCCGCTTAAGAAGCTCGTCATGAAGATCACCACCGACTCCACTCCGGTGGAAGATCCCAAACCGACGGAAGGCTCGACCATTCTGGCTCTCTACAAGCTCTTCGCCAGCGAGGAGGACTACGCCACCATGGTGGCGGATCATGAGAAAGGCGGCTGCGGCTATGGAGATTTGAAAAAGCGCCTTGCGGAAGCCTACTGGGATTACTTCTCCGCCATGCGCGCGCGCCGTGCGGAGATCCTGTCAGATCCGGGCTATGTGGATGCGGTGCTGGCGGCGGGTGCCTTGCGTGCCCGCGAAGAGGCTGCCAAGGTCTTGGACCGCGTCAGGAAGGCCGTGGGACTGGCATAG
- a CDS encoding MalY/PatB family protein, which translates to MNFDFDTPITRRGTGCIKYDRRPELDPFWVADMDFASAPAILEALHKRVDHGIFGYAQAHEGLNSAILTYLRDRRNTDVPIDHIVHLGGLVPALSLSARAFCKAGDAVMTCTPVYPPFIGVHHDAHVSLITVDHAKADGRWVFDWEAMENAVTPETKVFLLCNPQNPLGRVFSGEEVEKLALFCETHDLVLVSDEIHCDLIFDEVTTPHFSALNLPETLAKRTITLLAPSKTWNIAGLGYAFAVIPDDTIRRKFSAARGHTLSEINGLAYYAAEAAYRDGEPWRQELVNYLKGNRDLLVEFINTRCPGMSVKPGEATYLAWIDARGLGLENPALHFEKKAGLFLSDGAYFGWPGWIRFNFGCPRARMLEGLEKIAAAL; encoded by the coding sequence ATGAATTTCGATTTCGACACGCCCATCACCCGCCGTGGCACCGGCTGCATCAAGTATGACCGACGCCCGGAGCTCGATCCCTTCTGGGTCGCGGATATGGATTTCGCCTCGGCTCCGGCGATCCTGGAGGCGTTGCACAAGCGTGTCGATCACGGCATCTTCGGTTACGCCCAGGCTCATGAGGGGTTGAACTCCGCCATCCTGACCTACCTGCGGGATCGCCGGAACACGGACGTCCCCATCGACCACATCGTCCATCTCGGCGGCCTGGTGCCCGCGCTCTCGCTCTCCGCCCGGGCCTTCTGCAAGGCGGGCGATGCCGTGATGACCTGCACCCCGGTTTACCCGCCGTTCATCGGTGTCCACCACGACGCCCACGTTTCCCTGATCACCGTCGACCATGCAAAGGCTGACGGCCGCTGGGTGTTCGACTGGGAGGCCATGGAAAACGCCGTCACCCCCGAAACGAAGGTCTTTCTGCTTTGCAACCCGCAGAACCCCCTTGGACGCGTTTTCTCCGGTGAGGAAGTCGAGAAGCTTGCCCTGTTCTGCGAGACGCATGACCTCGTGCTGGTTTCGGATGAAATCCACTGCGATCTCATCTTCGACGAGGTCACGACGCCGCATTTCTCCGCGCTGAATCTGCCCGAGACGCTCGCCAAGCGCACGATCACCCTGCTGGCACCCAGCAAAACATGGAACATCGCCGGCCTCGGCTACGCGTTCGCGGTCATTCCGGACGACACGATCCGCCGCAAGTTTTCCGCCGCCCGCGGACACACTCTCAGCGAGATCAACGGACTCGCCTACTATGCGGCGGAAGCTGCCTACCGCGATGGTGAGCCATGGCGTCAGGAGTTGGTGAATTATCTCAAAGGGAATCGCGACCTGCTTGTCGAATTCATCAACACCCGCTGCCCCGGCATGTCCGTGAAACCGGGCGAAGCGACCTACCTCGCCTGGATCGACGCGCGTGGCCTGGGCCTCGAAAATCCCGCGCTGCATTTTGAGAAAAAAGCCGGATTGTTCTTGTCGGACGGGGCCTACTTCGGATGGCCCGGCTGGATCCGTTTCAATTTCGGCTGCCCGCGTGCGCGCATGCTTGAAGGGCTGGAGAAAATCGCGGCGGCCTTGTGA
- a CDS encoding DUF4861 family protein, whose product MKSFLRKSAWLAIGTIASTCDAASLEVTVSNTLPSARGSQTIEVSARDLAPLGAKNLNLVHVKDGSGKEVLCQAIDLDGDELRAFDAVIFQADFAAGETKTFTLGVGAKQVYKKEQFKAFGRFVRERFDDFTWENDLIAHRTYGHALETWKGEPLTSSTIDIWSKRTPRMVISDWYLSDDYHADHGEGADFYSAGLSRGCGGSGLWAEDKLWVSKNFISSNVLANGPIRVLFELRYAPFAVGGAQVEETKRVSLDAGQQFDRFESRYTISGGDNLVAAAGLKKVSGEVVESNPAEGWLAKWEKMEKGAGNQGLAIITAPAGLEKFAEDKLNQLALVKTDKSHVATYWAGFCWDKAGRFTTAEAWKNHVSETAKSLATPLEVKITAAP is encoded by the coding sequence ATGAAATCATTTCTTAGAAAATCCGCCTGGCTTGCAATTGGAACCATCGCTTCCACCTGCGATGCTGCGTCGCTTGAGGTGACCGTCTCGAACACTCTCCCGTCGGCTCGTGGCAGCCAGACCATCGAGGTTTCCGCCAGGGATCTGGCACCGCTGGGGGCGAAGAATCTCAATCTCGTCCACGTTAAGGATGGCAGCGGGAAAGAGGTGCTCTGCCAGGCCATCGATCTGGATGGCGATGAGCTGCGTGCTTTCGACGCCGTCATTTTCCAGGCCGATTTCGCAGCCGGCGAGACGAAGACGTTCACCCTCGGCGTCGGTGCCAAACAGGTCTACAAGAAGGAACAGTTCAAGGCGTTCGGCCGTTTCGTCCGCGAACGTTTCGATGATTTCACCTGGGAGAACGATCTCATCGCCCACCGCACCTACGGGCATGCCTTGGAAACATGGAAGGGGGAACCGCTCACCAGCAGCACCATCGACATCTGGTCCAAACGCACGCCACGCATGGTCATCAGCGACTGGTATCTCTCGGACGACTACCATGCGGATCACGGTGAAGGCGCGGATTTTTACTCCGCCGGACTCAGCCGTGGCTGCGGTGGCAGCGGCCTGTGGGCGGAGGACAAGTTATGGGTTTCGAAAAACTTCATCAGCTCGAACGTGCTGGCGAACGGACCGATCCGCGTGTTGTTCGAACTAAGGTATGCGCCGTTCGCCGTCGGTGGTGCGCAGGTGGAGGAGACCAAACGGGTTTCGCTGGATGCCGGGCAACAGTTCGACCGCTTCGAAAGCCGCTACACCATCAGCGGAGGTGACAACCTGGTCGCCGCCGCCGGTCTGAAAAAGGTTTCCGGCGAGGTGGTGGAATCAAATCCTGCGGAAGGTTGGCTGGCAAAATGGGAAAAAATGGAGAAAGGGGCGGGGAATCAAGGCCTCGCGATCATCACCGCTCCTGCCGGATTGGAAAAGTTTGCTGAGGACAAGCTGAACCAATTGGCGCTCGTCAAAACCGACAAATCCCACGTCGCCACCTACTGGGCGGGATTCTGCTGGGACAAGGCGGGCAGGTTCACCACCGCGGAGGCTTGGAAAAACCATGTCAGCGAGACCGCGAAAAGCCTCGCCACACCCTTGGAGGTGAAGATCACCGCAGCGCCATAA
- the fmt gene encoding methionyl-tRNA formyltransferase: MRLIFIATGDIALPSFRHLLENGPRPLALVTQPDKPTGRHQKLTPPAIKVEALAAGVPVYQPEKIGDITSDLAALRPEVIVVMAYGQILRKNILTLASEAIINLHASLLPKYRGAACIQAAIDAGDQETGITVMHVVRQLDAGDMIVKRSIPISPDETGGTLHDRLADLAPLAMAEALENLTTRDPQDESASTYISKLERDDGKIDWTQDATAIERRIRAYDPWPGTFTLAVEGGQSKRLKIFPPVSVSSEELAAGEISTAGGQLVVGCGKGAVRLETVQPDGGRRMSASDYLRGRKPTGFES, translated from the coding sequence ATGCGGCTCATCTTCATCGCCACCGGCGACATCGCCCTTCCGTCCTTCCGTCATTTGTTGGAAAACGGTCCGCGCCCGCTCGCGCTCGTCACCCAGCCGGACAAACCGACGGGTCGTCACCAGAAGCTCACGCCGCCCGCCATCAAGGTGGAGGCGCTCGCGGCGGGCGTCCCTGTCTATCAACCGGAAAAAATCGGAGACATCACCTCCGATCTGGCGGCTCTCCGTCCGGAAGTCATCGTTGTCATGGCTTACGGTCAGATCCTGCGGAAAAACATCCTTACGCTCGCAAGCGAAGCGATCATCAACCTCCACGCCTCGCTGTTGCCGAAATACCGTGGTGCGGCCTGCATCCAGGCCGCCATCGATGCCGGAGACCAAGAAACCGGAATCACCGTCATGCACGTGGTCCGGCAGCTCGACGCCGGGGACATGATTGTCAAACGGTCGATCCCGATTTCCCCGGACGAAACCGGCGGAACCCTTCACGACCGCCTGGCTGATCTCGCCCCGCTCGCAATGGCGGAGGCACTCGAAAACCTGACGACCCGCGATCCGCAGGACGAATCCGCCTCCACCTACATTTCCAAGTTGGAACGTGACGACGGGAAAATCGACTGGACGCAGGACGCGACCGCCATCGAGCGCCGCATCCGCGCCTATGACCCGTGGCCGGGGACATTCACCCTTGCCGTCGAAGGCGGCCAGTCCAAGCGATTGAAGATTTTTCCACCCGTATCCGTATCCTCGGAGGAACTCGCCGCAGGGGAGATATCCACCGCCGGGGGACAGCTCGTCGTCGGCTGCGGAAAGGGAGCGGTCCGTTTGGAGACCGTGCAACCGGACGGCGGCCGCCGGATGTCCGCTTCCGACTATCTCCGTGGCCGCAAGCCCACGGGCTTCGAGTCGTGA
- a CDS encoding adenylate kinase family protein: MSSIEHAYKRPAFIILGAPGSGKGTQGKILGSIPRFFHCACGDVFRSLDTRTALGRKFVDYSSRGELVPDELTIELWKAQLDNLADTHVYKPDIDFLILDGIPRNVRQAEILQNHIEVHQVFHLSCPNRNELARRMRKRALKDNRIDDASDKVIDQRIATYEAETKPILEFYRDEMITTIDATQPPVKVLAEMIQRITSLSIYNQMARHIA; this comes from the coding sequence ATGTCATCCATCGAGCACGCATACAAAAGGCCCGCCTTCATCATCCTCGGAGCACCCGGCTCGGGGAAGGGGACCCAGGGGAAAATCCTCGGCAGCATTCCTCGTTTCTTCCACTGCGCTTGTGGCGATGTCTTCCGCTCGCTCGACACCCGCACCGCGTTGGGCCGGAAATTCGTGGACTACTCAAGCCGTGGCGAACTGGTTCCCGACGAACTGACCATCGAGCTGTGGAAGGCCCAGCTCGACAATCTCGCGGACACGCATGTTTACAAACCGGACATCGATTTCCTCATCCTCGACGGCATTCCTCGCAATGTCCGCCAGGCGGAAATACTCCAGAACCACATCGAGGTCCATCAGGTGTTTCACCTTTCGTGCCCCAACCGCAACGAACTCGCCCGCCGCATGCGCAAGCGCGCCCTGAAGGACAACCGCATCGACGACGCGAGCGACAAGGTCATCGACCAGCGCATCGCGACATACGAGGCCGAGACCAAGCCCATCCTCGAATTCTATCGGGATGAGATGATCACCACCATCGATGCCACGCAACCACCGGTGAAAGTCCTGGCGGAAATGATCCAGCGCATCACCAGCCTGTCCATTTACAACCAGATGGCCCGGCACATCGCCTAA